The following are encoded in a window of Roseivirga misakiensis genomic DNA:
- a CDS encoding RNA polymerase sigma factor: MEKSVCQEETYNALYHEHFQSVRNYVYYKCGDMDQAQDIAQESFIRLWQKCAEVIFEKVTGFVHTVANRLFLDKVRSDKVSLKFEKNQLPQQNTEDPFHQLRTKEFQNQIEQAISELPEGQREVFLLNRVDKHTYKEIAAMLGVSQTAIEKRMTKALIKLKDKIEEFKSYNI; this comes from the coding sequence ATGGAAAAATCTGTTTGTCAAGAGGAGACCTATAATGCCTTATACCATGAGCATTTTCAGTCAGTCCGAAACTATGTCTACTACAAATGTGGTGATATGGATCAGGCACAGGACATTGCACAAGAAAGTTTTATCAGACTATGGCAAAAGTGCGCCGAGGTCATCTTTGAAAAGGTAACCGGTTTTGTCCATACGGTTGCCAATCGATTATTTCTAGATAAAGTAAGATCGGATAAGGTTTCCCTCAAATTCGAGAAAAACCAATTGCCACAACAGAATACGGAAGACCCTTTCCACCAGTTAAGAACCAAAGAATTTCAAAACCAGATAGAGCAAGCCATTTCAGAATTACCAGAAGGCCAGCGCGAAGTGTTTTTATTGAATAGGGTAGATAAACATACTTATAAAGAGATAGCCGCTATGCTAGGGGTAAGCCAAACCGCAATAGAAAAGCGCATGACAAAGGCATTGATCAAGCTAAAAGACAAGATCGAAGAATTTAAAAGTTATAATATTTAA
- a CDS encoding FecR family protein — protein MSKQLENKEFIARWLSGDLSEEEKASVNDTELQDLKAVLDDIDTWSLPEVDTHESLKALKGQLAPPKPAAKVISFRPLLRYAATIALIAAAWFIYDATTNDGMVNLKTGLAATLAHELPDGSDITLGAVTEVNYSEESWNEARTLDLNGQAYFDVEKGATFTVETPLGNVRVLGTQFDVQNLDDLFAVNCFEGSVAVTFNAQQEILKPGQGLVFEAGALKKVEFTESSPVWSSGISVYDGANLEAVVQDLKRYYNVTLELPQELTDKPFNGSFYHNSLEGALQSIFIPLEIDYVLSEDGKVIFK, from the coding sequence GTGAGCAAGCAACTTGAAAATAAAGAATTTATTGCCCGATGGCTGAGCGGCGACTTGAGCGAGGAAGAGAAAGCATCCGTCAATGATACTGAACTCCAAGATCTCAAGGCGGTTTTGGATGATATCGATACCTGGTCTCTTCCAGAGGTAGATACCCACGAAAGTCTCAAGGCCCTTAAGGGTCAGTTGGCACCGCCAAAGCCAGCGGCTAAAGTGATCAGCTTTAGACCGTTGCTTCGTTATGCTGCTACTATCGCTCTCATTGCCGCCGCATGGTTTATCTACGATGCTACCACAAACGATGGTATGGTTAATCTTAAAACAGGCTTGGCGGCTACTTTGGCCCATGAGCTACCTGATGGTTCTGATATCACCCTAGGGGCCGTTACCGAGGTAAATTATTCGGAAGAATCTTGGAATGAGGCACGGACCTTAGATCTTAACGGTCAGGCCTACTTCGATGTAGAAAAAGGCGCCACATTTACCGTTGAAACACCATTAGGCAATGTTCGCGTACTGGGTACACAATTCGATGTACAGAATTTAGATGATTTGTTCGCCGTCAACTGTTTTGAGGGAAGTGTCGCAGTTACCTTCAACGCGCAGCAGGAAATACTTAAGCCGGGTCAGGGACTCGTGTTTGAAGCAGGTGCATTGAAAAAAGTTGAATTCACCGAGAGTTCCCCTGTCTGGTCCTCGGGCATCAGCGTTTACGATGGGGCCAATTTAGAAGCCGTCGTTCAAGACCTAAAACGATACTACAATGTAACGTTGGAGCTACCGCAGGAACTTACCGATAAACCATTCAATGGATCATTCTATCACAACAGCTTAGAGGGAGCATTACAATCTATTTTCATCCCATTAGAGATAGACTATGTTTTAAGTGAAGACGGAAAAGTTATCTTTAAGTAA
- a CDS encoding TonB-dependent receptor domain-containing protein, whose product MKTEKLSLSKILFTPGMASKTRLIVIFLVVFGFSFLPLRTHAQSEKPLTGVLKSLETKHGVVFSFNPKLIATLKVSLADRDQTLEAVLEAISAALPLKFERSGEKGVLVIPVRSTLTFTVHDADGEIPLDLVYVQVNSEQPKYLLRKEGTFQLGQTFPADSLMINSSFYQSYKTTVAQVAAMGGKVKLTSDTTDLGDVMVLSYLTNGVNSVLGDHRIEVDMSQLSLIAGETDGDIFQVLQAIPGIRSPNGKPGSLNLRGAPFDQNLLLFDNIPIYHSGHFFGTFSPYNPAIVDKVSVYRGGLPVDRGGRVGGVIDIRSMAQVPDSLSGGLMLNTVSTGFEIKAPIVKNKLALMLSARSKLPGDNLPPKLDAYYDLNFQGSRIATTSLQGPLDLRNLNVGFSDLNGKLLFEPNANHSFNLSFLNIDNDFGYDLVTTNRSVVETETNTLDNWGLTFEWKGQLSDRLKVRSRYTSSSFRLNETRNEFQQGRPTPSSIQFVKNGIDDRRADVSLNYKVNASTDIDLGYEYSHHEVTFNDRIEGDDPQEIDKRNGSGDINSVYFSLNNQFNQKLIVNAGLRMNYFSMDNQQFLAPRIFLTYLVSKSFFLKGSASGSYQYVRQNFADDFDDFRIENQFWTLADENVPALTGTLYMLGGLVDHGSWLFDLELYSKEVQNVLRPSGNGIENSLGDLYVTGLDLLVKKRWSGLETWVSYSLSHAEESFVTERNPPGQREPNRLRQDAFFDQRHVLSVKMIAPINRWNLSISWSLMSGLPVYLADSDDIRDDQEFRDYNVRFSGNFPVQHQLDLSASYRFTKPSAKWKGVLGVSILNLYDRQNIINAFQENVDVFNPIRYGIGLTPNVQLRVSF is encoded by the coding sequence GTGAAGACGGAAAAGTTATCTTTAAGTAAAATTCTGTTTACACCGGGCATGGCGAGTAAAACAAGGCTAATTGTCATTTTTTTGGTAGTGTTTGGGTTTAGTTTTTTGCCCCTAAGAACACATGCACAATCTGAAAAGCCCTTGACGGGCGTGTTAAAGTCCCTAGAAACAAAGCATGGCGTAGTCTTTTCTTTCAACCCCAAGCTTATCGCTACATTAAAGGTTTCACTGGCCGATCGTGATCAAACACTCGAAGCAGTTTTAGAAGCTATTAGTGCGGCATTGCCTTTGAAGTTCGAAAGGAGTGGAGAAAAAGGAGTTCTGGTCATTCCCGTGCGTTCCACCCTCACATTTACAGTGCACGATGCCGATGGTGAAATTCCACTAGACCTGGTTTACGTACAAGTAAATAGTGAGCAGCCAAAATACTTACTCAGAAAAGAAGGCACCTTTCAGTTAGGACAAACTTTCCCGGCAGATTCGCTCATGATTAACTCCTCCTTCTATCAATCCTACAAAACAACGGTAGCCCAAGTAGCTGCTATGGGCGGAAAAGTGAAATTGACGTCAGATACTACCGATTTGGGGGACGTAATGGTACTTTCATACCTCACGAATGGTGTCAACTCAGTGTTAGGCGACCATAGAATCGAAGTGGACATGTCTCAGCTTAGTTTAATAGCTGGGGAAACAGACGGTGATATCTTTCAAGTCCTACAAGCTATTCCGGGTATCCGATCACCTAACGGAAAACCGGGAAGCCTTAACCTAAGAGGTGCCCCATTCGATCAGAACCTACTCTTGTTCGATAACATACCTATTTATCACTCGGGTCACTTTTTTGGTACATTTTCCCCCTATAATCCTGCTATTGTCGATAAAGTAAGCGTATACCGAGGAGGACTTCCAGTAGATCGAGGAGGACGTGTTGGTGGAGTGATAGATATTCGATCTATGGCGCAAGTACCTGACTCACTATCAGGCGGGCTTATGCTCAATACCGTATCGACAGGCTTTGAAATAAAAGCCCCGATTGTTAAGAATAAACTGGCGCTAATGCTTTCCGCCCGATCGAAACTGCCCGGCGATAATTTGCCGCCCAAATTAGATGCTTATTATGATCTTAACTTTCAGGGAAGTCGAATTGCCACCACATCGCTTCAAGGACCGCTGGATTTAAGAAATTTAAACGTTGGATTTAGCGATTTGAATGGTAAGCTACTATTCGAACCGAACGCCAACCATAGTTTCAACCTAAGTTTTCTGAATATCGATAATGATTTCGGTTACGACCTAGTGACAACCAATAGGTCCGTAGTGGAAACTGAAACCAATACCCTCGACAACTGGGGGCTTACTTTCGAGTGGAAAGGCCAACTGTCAGATCGGCTGAAAGTGAGGTCTAGGTATACCTCATCTTCTTTTCGGCTAAATGAGACCAGAAATGAGTTCCAACAAGGTAGACCGACGCCAAGCTCCATTCAATTTGTGAAAAATGGTATTGATGATCGTCGGGCAGATGTAAGCCTAAACTATAAGGTAAATGCTAGCACAGACATCGATTTGGGATACGAGTACTCTCATCACGAAGTCACTTTTAACGATCGGATAGAGGGAGATGACCCGCAAGAAATTGATAAAAGAAACGGATCGGGAGATATTAATTCTGTCTATTTCAGTCTAAATAACCAGTTTAACCAAAAGCTCATTGTGAACGCAGGACTGCGTATGAATTATTTCTCCATGGATAATCAGCAGTTTCTAGCCCCAAGAATATTTCTGACCTATTTGGTCTCTAAATCATTCTTCCTAAAAGGATCGGCCAGCGGCTCTTACCAATACGTAAGGCAAAACTTTGCCGACGATTTCGACGATTTCAGAATCGAGAACCAATTCTGGACCTTGGCCGATGAAAACGTACCAGCCCTTACGGGTACCCTCTACATGCTAGGTGGTTTGGTCGATCACGGAAGCTGGCTATTTGATCTGGAATTATATTCCAAAGAAGTACAAAATGTGCTCCGTCCTTCAGGCAATGGCATTGAAAACTCCCTGGGAGATTTGTATGTGACAGGTCTGGATTTACTCGTCAAAAAGCGATGGTCTGGACTGGAAACTTGGGTGAGTTATTCGCTCAGTCATGCCGAAGAGTCTTTTGTAACTGAAAGAAATCCACCAGGGCAGCGTGAACCTAATCGACTAAGGCAAGATGCATTTTTCGACCAAAGACATGTGCTAAGTGTAAAAATGATCGCCCCGATAAATCGTTGGAATTTATCAATTTCATGGTCGCTGATGTCGGGGTTACCAGTCTATCTGGCAGACTCGGATGATATTCGGGACGATCAGGAATTCAGAGATTACAATGTCAGATTCAGCGGCAATTTCCCAGTGCAACATCAACTAGATCTTTCCGCTTCCTACCGTTTTACAAAACCATCGGCCAAATGGAAGGGCGTTTTGGGTGTGTCCATCCTTAACCTATACGATAGGCAAAATATCATCAATGCATTTCAAGAAAATGTCGATGTTTTTAATCCAATACGCTATGGTATAGGCTTAACGCCAAATGTACAATTGCGTGTGAGCTTTTGA
- a CDS encoding pyridoxal phosphate-dependent aminotransferase: MDRREWMKRGGAFGALSLLGSQSLISTLTAAEKERFNPRALDFPVQLNFNENPFGPSKKVRDAMIEGFDIGCRYPDPYAKELMDMIVEKEGVPEDHIVITGGSTEGLKVTGLTFAHGGGEIIAARPTFLAMMTYAKQWGATVNWVDLDDQLTHNVDEMEKRISSKTKLIFLCNPNNPTSTLLSKEKLTDFCSSASKKTIVFSDEAYYDFIEDKDYPSMVSLVKKGENVIVSRTFSKVYGLAGLRIGYLIAKPELANKIRENVVAYTNIIALKAAAAAMKDKEFYEFSLDKVKEGKQIMYGAMDTLGLEYVKSSTNFIFFKTGRPIETFNKQMLDEGVLVGRAFPPYTDWCRISTGTIEEVLFFAQKLKRVLG, from the coding sequence ATGGATAGAAGAGAATGGATGAAACGCGGTGGAGCCTTTGGCGCTTTGTCGCTACTAGGCAGCCAAAGCCTAATTTCCACGTTAACAGCAGCCGAGAAAGAGCGTTTTAACCCGAGGGCTCTAGACTTTCCGGTACAATTAAACTTCAATGAAAACCCTTTTGGCCCGTCTAAGAAAGTCAGAGATGCGATGATTGAAGGTTTCGATATCGGCTGTCGTTATCCCGATCCATATGCAAAGGAGTTAATGGATATGATTGTGGAGAAAGAAGGCGTCCCCGAAGACCATATTGTCATCACAGGTGGTTCCACCGAAGGCTTAAAAGTCACGGGACTAACTTTTGCGCATGGTGGTGGAGAAATCATCGCCGCCCGCCCGACCTTCTTAGCCATGATGACCTACGCCAAACAGTGGGGTGCCACGGTTAATTGGGTAGACCTAGATGATCAGCTTACCCATAATGTGGACGAGATGGAAAAGCGTATTTCATCGAAAACGAAACTCATCTTTCTCTGTAACCCCAATAACCCAACGTCAACTTTGCTTTCGAAGGAAAAACTGACCGATTTCTGTTCGTCAGCTTCAAAAAAGACAATTGTTTTTAGCGACGAAGCCTACTATGACTTTATAGAAGATAAAGATTACCCATCTATGGTGTCGTTGGTCAAAAAAGGTGAAAATGTGATAGTTTCTCGCACCTTCTCAAAAGTTTATGGTTTGGCAGGGCTTAGAATTGGCTATTTGATCGCAAAACCCGAGCTAGCGAATAAAATCAGAGAAAATGTGGTCGCTTATACCAATATTATTGCCTTAAAAGCCGCAGCAGCGGCCATGAAAGACAAAGAATTCTACGAATTCAGCCTCGATAAAGTAAAAGAGGGTAAGCAGATTATGTACGGAGCCATGGATACACTAGGGCTAGAATACGTAAAGTCGAGCACTAACTTTATTTTCTTCAAAACTGGCCGACCCATTGAGACTTTCAATAAGCAAATGCTCGACGAAGGCGTTTTAGTAGGCAGAGCATTTCCACCTTACACCGATTGGTGCCGCATTAGCACAGGTACCATTGAAGAAGTACTCTTCTTTGCCCAAAAGTTGAAGCGCGTATTAGGTTAA
- a CDS encoding DUF7133 domain-containing protein, with the protein MSRISHLASCALATIAVLSFAACSPDYEEPEISLEDYQVEEGFALEVVAAEPFLEAPVAIDFDNKGRIWTVEMRGYMQTLTGESEDMPNGVISILEDKDGDGVVDHSKVFLDSLVLPRAIAHVYGGLLYAEPPNLWFVEIEDDKPGKKILVDSLYADEGNVEHQPNGLMMNIDNWIYNARSHFRYKRENGIWLKEPTSFRGQWGITKDNFGRLYYNNNSTQIMGDYVLPNVLTSNEYYQPKDGIGKVLTNNQRVYPLHATLVNRGYQKGVLDADSMLVNVTSSCGPLVYRGGQFPADYVQNAFVCAPEVNLIKRNLLTFSGPKTTAEQAYTDREFIASTDEGFRPVNLFGGPDGGMYVVDMHRGIIQHGAYMTSYLRERLAASGMDKMIGMGRILRVSHKETGLSKIPDLESANTEDLVEMLGHENGWVRDRAQQLLIHRGDQQAMVSLKKLISESSKHETIIHALYALEGLNALDGATLLTTAAHQSPEVVAHSLMLLRNPMYKNEKIAEAELLNELMARKDPTIDFYLISFFGEWLQRYGNNILALSVGLTQNYSEQYYQDALISGLSGKEKDFKSALQDSESPQIKSVISQLDNVIADQASGKKFWIYEQASLPLDDRTHGLKLYRNTCAACHGGNGQGVDGLAPPLDNSEYIKGSPKRLALVLLHGMKGPLTVNGKRYEMNAQMPGLLNNPEFTDQDIVDLMTYLSNAFGTSSRGSNAKMIKELRDVKPKNGAYTEAELNGLIDEQ; encoded by the coding sequence ATGTCCAGAATTTCACATTTAGCAAGTTGTGCACTTGCAACCATTGCGGTATTAAGTTTCGCCGCCTGTTCCCCCGATTATGAAGAACCTGAAATTTCACTAGAAGATTATCAGGTTGAAGAGGGCTTTGCTTTAGAAGTTGTTGCGGCTGAACCGTTTTTAGAGGCGCCAGTAGCGATTGATTTCGATAATAAGGGAAGAATCTGGACCGTAGAAATGCGTGGGTATATGCAAACGCTTACGGGAGAAAGCGAAGATATGCCAAATGGTGTTATTTCTATTTTGGAAGACAAAGATGGCGATGGGGTTGTCGACCACTCCAAAGTATTTTTAGATAGCCTAGTATTACCGAGAGCCATTGCTCATGTGTATGGAGGTTTGCTATATGCCGAACCCCCAAATCTTTGGTTTGTGGAAATAGAAGATGATAAACCCGGTAAAAAGATATTAGTCGATTCTCTGTATGCCGATGAAGGGAATGTGGAGCATCAGCCCAACGGCTTAATGATGAATATTGACAATTGGATTTATAATGCACGATCTCATTTCCGCTACAAAAGAGAAAACGGCATTTGGTTAAAAGAACCAACTTCATTTAGAGGGCAATGGGGCATCACCAAAGACAATTTCGGTAGACTTTACTACAATAATAACTCCACCCAGATTATGGGGGATTACGTCTTGCCAAATGTATTGACCAGTAACGAATATTATCAGCCCAAAGATGGAATTGGCAAGGTCTTAACCAATAATCAACGCGTATACCCATTACATGCTACACTGGTAAACAGAGGCTACCAGAAAGGAGTGCTTGATGCGGATAGTATGCTGGTAAATGTGACTTCTTCCTGTGGTCCATTAGTTTACAGAGGAGGGCAGTTTCCTGCTGATTATGTCCAGAACGCTTTCGTTTGTGCCCCAGAGGTGAATTTGATCAAACGAAATCTATTGACTTTTTCTGGGCCTAAAACTACGGCTGAACAAGCCTATACCGATCGCGAATTTATCGCTTCAACAGATGAGGGTTTTAGACCAGTGAACCTTTTCGGAGGCCCCGATGGTGGAATGTACGTGGTAGATATGCACCGTGGAATCATTCAGCACGGAGCTTATATGACTTCTTATTTGCGAGAGCGACTAGCGGCCAGCGGTATGGATAAAATGATCGGTATGGGCCGTATTTTAAGGGTCAGCCATAAGGAAACAGGTCTTTCGAAAATTCCTGATTTAGAAAGCGCAAATACTGAGGATTTAGTAGAAATGTTAGGGCATGAAAACGGCTGGGTGAGAGATCGGGCTCAACAATTACTGATTCACAGAGGAGATCAACAGGCAATGGTTAGTTTGAAGAAACTGATCTCGGAATCATCCAAGCATGAAACAATCATACACGCCTTATATGCATTAGAAGGGCTTAACGCGCTAGATGGCGCAACGCTTTTGACCACCGCGGCACATCAATCTCCGGAAGTGGTGGCCCATAGCTTGATGCTCTTAAGAAATCCAATGTATAAGAATGAAAAGATAGCAGAAGCAGAGTTACTTAATGAACTGATGGCCAGAAAGGACCCTACAATCGATTTTTATCTGATTTCCTTCTTCGGAGAATGGCTACAGCGGTATGGAAATAACATTTTGGCATTATCGGTTGGGTTAACTCAAAACTATTCGGAACAATACTATCAAGACGCCCTAATTAGTGGTCTTTCAGGAAAAGAAAAAGACTTTAAAAGCGCACTTCAGGATTCAGAGTCGCCTCAAATTAAAAGTGTTATCAGTCAGTTAGACAACGTTATAGCAGACCAAGCATCAGGTAAGAAGTTCTGGATTTATGAGCAAGCATCGCTACCACTAGACGATAGAACACACGGGTTGAAGCTTTACAGAAATACTTGTGCGGCATGCCATGGCGGCAATGGACAAGGTGTTGACGGCTTAGCACCACCGCTAGACAATTCTGAATACATTAAAGGCTCACCAAAAAGGTTGGCTTTGGTACTATTGCATGGTATGAAAGGCCCACTGACCGTCAATGGAAAGCGCTACGAAATGAATGCGCAAATGCCTGGATTATTGAATAATCCTGAATTTACCGACCAAGATATAGTTGACCTGATGACTTACCTGAGTAATGCCTTCGGAACATCTTCTAGGGGATCAAATGCCAAAATGATCAAAGAACTGAGAGATGTAAAACCGAAAAATGGTGCCTATACTGAAGCAGAACTAAACGGATTGATCGATGAGCAATAG
- a CDS encoding 3-keto-disaccharide hydrolase: MSNRLTLLIGILTLFAVSCQKSSNDWKELVTDDHLVGWKVLGGEGSYEVKNGEVVGTTKGTSNTFLATENTYENFILELEVLVDPKMNSGIQFRSNQNERGVVNGYQAEIDPSERAWSGGLYDESRRGWLYPLTTNQAGQKAFKNNQWNKYRIEAFDNKVQIWVNDVMTTHFQDSMATKGFIALQVHGVGTKEEEGLQVKWRNIRMLENIKKTDLTPAVEDVTLTDLSTL; the protein is encoded by the coding sequence ATGAGCAATAGACTAACTTTATTAATTGGAATTTTAACTCTATTTGCCGTTTCCTGTCAGAAATCAAGTAATGATTGGAAAGAACTTGTTACAGATGATCATCTTGTTGGTTGGAAGGTGTTAGGCGGTGAGGGAAGCTACGAGGTTAAAAACGGTGAAGTAGTCGGAACAACTAAAGGGACTTCTAATACCTTTTTGGCCACAGAAAACACTTATGAAAATTTCATATTGGAATTGGAAGTGCTCGTTGACCCAAAAATGAATTCTGGAATACAATTCCGAAGCAATCAAAATGAAAGAGGGGTTGTTAATGGCTATCAAGCAGAAATTGACCCTTCTGAAAGAGCTTGGAGTGGTGGTTTGTATGATGAGTCCCGCAGAGGCTGGTTATACCCGTTGACTACGAATCAGGCGGGTCAAAAAGCCTTTAAGAACAATCAATGGAACAAATATAGGATTGAGGCATTCGATAATAAGGTTCAAATTTGGGTGAATGATGTAATGACCACCCATTTTCAAGATTCTATGGCTACCAAGGGCTTCATTGCCTTACAAGTGCATGGTGTTGGTACAAAAGAGGAGGAAGGCCTTCAAGTGAAGTGGCGAAACATTCGTATGCTTGAAAATATCAAAAAGACAGATTTGACACCAGCTGTCGAAGATGTGACTTTGACTGATTTAAGTACGTTGTAA